A genomic segment from Chitinophaga niabensis encodes:
- a CDS encoding cellulase family glycosylhydrolase, producing the protein MKKNDNRFLLAAMMVLVSFGFYQCANQNQKAEEKQTTNGIWPVEKANEWYKKWGWLRGCDFIPSTAINQLEMWQAETFDTATISRELGYAESIGMNIMRVYLHHAAWEIDKDGFKKRVATYLDIAERHGINTLFVFFDDCWNPTYQTGTQPAPKPGVHNSGWVQDPGNLYNEDTTLVKVLEEYVTDVLTTFKDDKRIVLWDLYNEPGNSNRGDSSIVLLQKVFTWGRAVNPSQPLSVGVWRKDLKALNEFQLNNSDITTYHNYNGPEEHREVIDTLRKRTGRPLICTEYMARRNNSLFSNIMPILKAENVGAINWGLVEGKTNTIYAWDTPIPDGSQPKLWFHDIFRKDGSPYKQSEVDSIKMLTGK; encoded by the coding sequence ATGAAAAAAAATGACAACAGGTTTTTATTAGCAGCAATGATGGTGCTGGTATCATTCGGTTTCTATCAATGTGCGAACCAGAACCAGAAAGCTGAAGAAAAACAAACAACAAACGGCATATGGCCAGTTGAAAAAGCAAATGAATGGTATAAGAAATGGGGCTGGCTTCGTGGATGCGATTTTATACCAAGCACCGCTATCAATCAGCTGGAAATGTGGCAGGCAGAAACATTTGATACCGCCACCATTAGCAGGGAGCTGGGGTATGCAGAAAGCATTGGCATGAATATCATGAGGGTTTACCTGCACCATGCAGCCTGGGAAATAGACAAGGATGGCTTCAAAAAGAGGGTTGCCACCTATCTTGATATTGCAGAACGCCATGGGATAAACACCTTGTTTGTTTTCTTCGATGATTGCTGGAACCCCACCTATCAAACGGGTACGCAGCCAGCACCCAAACCTGGCGTGCATAATTCAGGATGGGTACAGGATCCCGGAAATCTCTATAACGAGGATACTACCCTTGTAAAAGTACTGGAGGAATACGTGACGGATGTGCTAACCACTTTTAAAGACGATAAACGTATTGTGCTATGGGACCTGTACAATGAACCCGGGAACTCAAACAGAGGTGATAGCAGCATAGTACTACTGCAAAAGGTGTTTACCTGGGGCCGCGCGGTTAATCCAAGCCAGCCGCTTTCTGTAGGCGTATGGCGGAAAGACCTGAAAGCATTGAATGAGTTTCAGCTGAATAATTCAGACATCACCACCTATCACAACTATAACGGGCCTGAGGAGCACCGGGAGGTGATCGATACCTTAAGGAAGAGAACGGGAAGGCCTTTGATCTGTACAGAATATATGGCCAGGAGGAACAACAGCCTGTTCAGTAACATTATGCCGATCCTGAAAGCAGAAAATGTTGGGGCTATCAATTGGGGGCTTGTTGAAGGCAAGACCAATACCATCTATGCCTGGGATACCCCAATACCGGATGGCAGCCAGCCTAAACTGTGGTTCCATGATATATTCAGAAAAGACGGAAGCCCTTATAAGCAATCAGAGGTTGATTCTATAAAGATGTTAACAGGGAAGTAA